One Gammaproteobacteria bacterium DNA window includes the following coding sequences:
- a CDS encoding divalent-cation tolerance protein CutA produces MSEHYLVITSWPDIEGARHQAMNWLQNKLAASVNILPQMDSIYHWKGELRQGKEHKIFIKTSADRIDALQREIRAAHPYAVAEILQFEIDSGEPDYLDWITASTR; encoded by the coding sequence ATGTCGGAGCATTACCTCGTGATTACATCCTGGCCCGATATTGAGGGAGCCAGACATCAGGCCATGAACTGGCTGCAAAATAAACTTGCGGCGAGTGTAAACATTTTGCCGCAAATGGACTCTATATATCATTGGAAAGGTGAGCTACGACAGGGTAAGGAACATAAGATTTTCATAAAAACGAGCGCTGACCGCATCGATGCACTGCAACGGGAAATTAGAGCCGCTCATCCGTATGCCGTAGCCGAAATCTTACAGTTTGAGATAGACTCTGGCGAACCCGATTATCTGGACTGGATTACAGCTTCGACGAGATGA
- the accC gene encoding acetyl-CoA carboxylase biotin carboxylase subunit yields MLEKIVIANRGEIALRILRACREMDIKTVAVHSTADRDLKHVRLADESVCIGPPSSLESYLNIPALICAAELTNADGIHPGYGFLSENAEFAEQVESSGFKFIGPSAAAIRIMGDKVAAIKAMKQAGVPTVPGSDGPLGDSDSKNLEMGRKIGYPVIIKAAGGGGGRGMRVVHAEGSLLNSIQLTKSEAAAAFDNDTVYMEKFLGAPRHIEIQVLADAHGHAIHLAERDCSMQRRHQKVVEEAPAPGITEEQRNRIGTRCAEACIKMEYEGAGTFEFLYENGEFYFIEMNTRVQVEHPVTEMITWVDIIKEQISIASGNPLRFKQEDIHVHGHAIECRINAEDSKTFLPSPGKITLYHAPGGPGVRMDSHIYNGYTVPPYYDSMIGKLITYGSTRESAIARMNGALSEIVIEGIKTNLELQKDIISDGNFAAGGTDIHYLEKKLGLD; encoded by the coding sequence ATGCTGGAAAAAATTGTTATCGCCAACCGCGGTGAAATCGCACTTCGGATCCTGCGCGCCTGTCGCGAAATGGATATCAAGACAGTCGCGGTTCATTCGACCGCCGATCGGGACCTGAAACACGTGCGGCTTGCCGACGAATCGGTGTGCATCGGACCGCCCTCCTCGCTGGAAAGCTATCTCAATATCCCGGCGTTGATCTGCGCTGCTGAATTGACCAACGCCGATGGCATCCATCCTGGCTACGGTTTCCTGTCTGAAAACGCAGAATTCGCGGAGCAGGTCGAGTCGAGTGGTTTCAAATTCATCGGACCAAGCGCGGCAGCGATCCGCATCATGGGTGACAAGGTGGCCGCGATCAAGGCGATGAAGCAGGCCGGCGTGCCGACCGTGCCTGGCTCGGACGGGCCTCTCGGTGACAGCGACAGCAAAAACCTGGAGATGGGCCGCAAGATCGGATACCCGGTCATTATCAAGGCCGCCGGTGGTGGCGGTGGACGCGGAATGCGGGTGGTGCATGCCGAGGGCAGCCTGTTGAACTCGATCCAGTTAACCAAATCGGAGGCGGCAGCCGCTTTCGACAACGACACGGTCTACATGGAAAAATTCCTCGGTGCACCGCGCCATATTGAAATACAGGTACTCGCGGATGCCCACGGTCACGCCATCCATTTGGCCGAACGCGATTGCTCGATGCAAAGGAGACACCAGAAAGTAGTCGAGGAAGCGCCGGCGCCGGGCATCACCGAGGAGCAACGCAATCGAATTGGCACGCGTTGCGCCGAGGCCTGCATCAAGATGGAATATGAAGGTGCCGGTACTTTCGAGTTCCTTTATGAAAATGGCGAGTTTTACTTTATCGAGATGAATACGCGCGTCCAGGTGGAACATCCGGTGACCGAAATGATTACCTGGGTGGATATTATCAAGGAACAGATCTCGATCGCCTCCGGTAATCCACTGCGCTTTAAGCAGGAGGATATTCACGTGCACGGACACGCCATCGAATGCCGCATAAACGCCGAGGACTCGAAAACCTTTCTGCCCTCGCCCGGCAAGATCACGCTCTACCACGCACCCGGTGGGCCCGGCGTCCGCATGGACTCCCATATCTACAACGGCTATACCGTGCCACCCTATTACGATTCGATGATCGGCAAGCTAATCACTTACGGCAGCACGCGCGAATCGGCGATAGCACGCATGAACGGCGCACTTTCTGAAATCGTGATCGAAGGCATCAAAACCAATCTCGAGCTGCAAAAGGACATCATCAGCGATGGAAACTTCGCCGCCGGTGGCACCGATATCCACTACCTCGAAAAGAAACTCGGGCTGGACTAG
- a CDS encoding TlpA family protein disulfide reductase codes for MNTSKLPLLAIGLVSMLAGMLLFNLLPPDPPRPPIASETAIELDSIPLTDLDGKQTRIADWEANILIVNFWAPWCAPCRREVPTLIKFHRDFAERGVRVMGIAYDSESQVSRFADEYQINYPLFLAGNRTAMYNAAFGNHSGSLPFTALLDQNHRIVFQHNGELTAKQLHEQLEALL; via the coding sequence ATGAATACTAGCAAGCTGCCCCTGCTTGCGATCGGGTTGGTCTCGATGCTGGCTGGTATGCTGCTGTTCAATCTGCTGCCGCCAGACCCGCCGCGACCTCCGATTGCGAGCGAGACGGCTATCGAACTGGATTCGATACCCCTGACCGACCTGGATGGGAAACAAACCCGGATCGCTGATTGGGAGGCAAATATTCTGATTGTCAATTTCTGGGCTCCCTGGTGCGCGCCCTGCCGACGCGAAGTGCCGACCCTGATAAAGTTTCACAGGGATTTCGCTGAACGGGGTGTTCGGGTAATGGGAATTGCCTACGATAGTGAATCCCAGGTAAGTCGGTTTGCCGATGAGTATCAAATTAATTACCCGCTGTTTCTCGCCGGAAATCGTACCGCGATGTATAACGCCGCATTCGGGAATCACAGCGGTAGCCTACCGTTTACCGCCCTGCTGGACCAAAATCATCGTATCGTGTTTCAGCACAATGGAGAACTCACCGCCAAACAATTGCACGAGCAACTCGAAGCACTGTTATAA
- a CDS encoding FxsA family protein, whose translation MFPLIATLFLIVPIVEIYLLIQVGQVIGAGWTVFLVVLTAVIGVWLLRIQGLSTLTRAQRKLQENELPAREILEGMGLVVAGALLLTPGFFTDAVGFLLLFPPTRIWLVSRMASRMVVSTSVNMHAHPHRDDDVIDGVKFHREDDSHEKLR comes from the coding sequence ATGTTCCCACTGATCGCCACGCTTTTTCTGATTGTGCCAATCGTCGAAATCTACCTGTTAATCCAGGTTGGCCAGGTGATCGGGGCGGGTTGGACCGTATTTTTGGTGGTATTGACCGCCGTAATCGGCGTCTGGTTGCTGAGGATACAGGGGTTATCAACTTTGACACGAGCACAGCGTAAATTACAGGAAAACGAATTACCGGCACGGGAGATACTCGAGGGCATGGGGCTCGTCGTGGCCGGCGCATTACTGCTCACGCCCGGGTTTTTCACCGATGCCGTGGGCTTCCTGCTGCTTTTTCCGCCAACCCGTATCTGGCTGGTTAGCCGTATGGCATCGCGCATGGTAGTTTCGACTTCGGTCAACATGCACGCTCATCCGCATCGCGATGATGACGTTATTGACGGCGTCAAATTCCACCGGGAAGACGATTCCCACGAAAAATTGAGATAA
- the groES gene encoding co-chaperone GroES — MKIRPLHDRVVVRRMEEERTTAGGIVIPDSATEKPSMGEILATGHGKVTDSGDIRALDVKVGDTVYFGKYSGTEIKVEGEELLIMREDDIIAVVE, encoded by the coding sequence ATGAAAATTCGTCCCCTGCATGATCGAGTAGTCGTCAGGCGTATGGAAGAGGAGCGCACCACCGCTGGTGGTATCGTCATCCCCGATTCTGCCACTGAAAAACCAAGCATGGGTGAAATCCTCGCGACAGGCCACGGTAAAGTCACTGATTCCGGTGATATACGCGCCCTGGATGTAAAGGTGGGTGACACCGTTTACTTCGGCAAGTACTCCGGCACCGAAATCAAGGTTGAAGGCGAAGAACTGCTGATCATGCGCGAAGATGACATCATCGCGGTTGTTGAATAA
- the aroQ gene encoding type II 3-dehydroquinate dehydratase has product MANILVIHGPNLNLLGTREPEVYGTDTLASINKHLAQMAEQNEVRLRTYQSNTEGNIISCIQQAASKDIQFIIINPGAFTHTSIAIRDAFLATRIPFIEVHVSNVYAREDFRAHSYLSDIALGVISGFGRNSYLLAFEAAIIHCNQS; this is encoded by the coding sequence ATGGCGAACATCCTGGTCATTCATGGCCCCAACCTGAACCTGCTCGGTACCCGTGAACCCGAGGTTTACGGTACCGATACCCTTGCCTCGATAAACAAGCACCTCGCCCAGATGGCGGAACAAAACGAGGTAAGGCTCAGGACTTACCAGTCCAATACCGAGGGCAATATCATTAGCTGTATACAGCAGGCAGCTTCGAAGGATATTCAGTTCATCATCATTAATCCCGGCGCTTTCACACATACCAGTATCGCGATTCGTGACGCGTTCCTGGCGACTCGAATCCCGTTCATCGAAGTCCACGTGTCCAATGTTTACGCGCGCGAAGATTTCAGAGCGCACTCCTACCTTTCTGATATCGCCTTGGGCGTTATCAGTGGCTTCGGCAGAAACAGCTATCTGCTGGCATTCGAGGCCGCTATCATCCATTGCAATCAATCTTAA
- the accB gene encoding acetyl-CoA carboxylase biotin carboxyl carrier protein produces the protein MDIRKVKKLIELLEQSGIAELEIKEGEESVRISRQSSTSVHSAASVAAPPVSTAPPVPAAAPPTSIPEVADKVDGHQVKSPMVGTFYIAASPTSGPFVTPGQQVNIGDTLCIIEAMKMMNQIEADKAGTVRSIMVENGSPVEFDQVLFIID, from the coding sequence ATGGATATTCGCAAAGTAAAAAAATTGATTGAACTCCTCGAGCAATCGGGCATAGCCGAGCTTGAAATCAAGGAAGGTGAGGAGTCGGTCAGAATCAGCCGACAGTCGTCAACCAGTGTCCACAGTGCGGCATCGGTAGCCGCCCCGCCAGTATCGACCGCCCCGCCAGTTCCCGCTGCGGCACCCCCGACCTCGATACCGGAAGTTGCCGATAAAGTAGACGGGCACCAGGTCAAATCGCCAATGGTGGGCACCTTTTATATCGCCGCCTCCCCGACGTCGGGCCCGTTTGTGACACCAGGGCAGCAGGTGAACATCGGCGATACCCTGTGCATTATCGAAGCCATGAAAATGATGAACCAGATCGAAGCCGACAAGGCCGGCACGGTGCGCTCCATCATGGTTGAAAATGGCAGCCCGGTCGAGTTTGACCAGGTTTTGTTTATCATCGATTAA
- the dsbD gene encoding protein-disulfide reductase DsbD, whose amino-acid sequence MTILRPIFGIFLILLLAYSQLLQAQEEELLPPEQAFALQAWVDGDALVAEYKIAPGYYMYRERFDFQIEAGDAPVRFGTAQIPKGKIKVDEFFGAMETYRDRVLIKLPLVYQATPASQLQVKAVSQGCADIGVCYPPLKQVLKVNLASTARITPTAWVATDVGNETVSDDVAALQALLGEVTENLGNQQQSQSIDSDTGSDALAILQDLGADIGLSDEDEILHPDQAFILSARLDANNIIQSNILLAENIYVYRDKIRIAVVEGQGHSLGAISLPRGKQKYDEFFGDTEVIYDQINVSIPVISDAGASDKFALSYTYQGCVEDRICYPPITKYLAVDASQGLLEVRHEMAAGSSTSEQPQSGDNQPAPISEQDQFAQLLSSGSLLLIISLFFLAGIGLTFTPCVFPMIPILSSIIAGQGSSITTGKAFFLSLVYVLSMAVTYAAAGAIVGYYGAEFNIQIWFQDPIILSLFAAIFVLLALSMFGFYELQMPNAIQSRLTAISNSQQGGTLIGVGLMGFFSAIIVGPCITAPLVGALIFISQTQDWQLGGLALFALGLGMGVPLLVVGTSAGKLMPRAGGWMDTVKAVFGVVLLGVAIWLLERILPVGMTMLLIAALLIASAIYMGALDSLGEAASGWQRFSKSLGLLVLIYGIAYLIGAAAGNNDLIQPLRGIVASTGGSGANASEHVVFRQIKGKQGLQVALQNAAQLKRGTVLDFYADWCISCKEMEKYTFSDPEVRQALESLSLVQADVTANDRIDVELMSSLGIYGPPAILFYDANGEEIKGRRIVGFMSAQKFSAHIKNTYSQQYVRLNEY is encoded by the coding sequence ATGACGATACTGCGACCTATCTTTGGAATTTTTCTAATCCTGTTGCTGGCCTACAGCCAGCTGCTGCAAGCCCAGGAAGAGGAACTGCTGCCGCCCGAGCAAGCCTTCGCGCTACAGGCGTGGGTCGATGGCGATGCATTGGTGGCGGAATATAAAATTGCGCCCGGATATTACATGTACCGCGAACGTTTCGATTTCCAGATCGAAGCGGGCGACGCGCCGGTGCGCTTTGGCACTGCACAAATTCCCAAAGGCAAGATCAAGGTCGATGAATTCTTCGGCGCAATGGAGACCTACCGCGACCGCGTATTAATAAAGCTACCGCTGGTCTACCAGGCCACTCCGGCGAGCCAATTACAGGTCAAGGCGGTAAGCCAGGGCTGCGCCGACATCGGGGTTTGTTACCCGCCACTTAAGCAGGTGCTTAAAGTCAACCTGGCGTCGACTGCACGCATTACCCCGACTGCCTGGGTCGCAACTGACGTTGGCAACGAGACCGTCAGCGATGACGTTGCGGCCTTGCAAGCGCTACTGGGTGAAGTTACCGAAAACCTTGGAAACCAGCAACAATCGCAAAGCATCGATAGCGACACGGGTTCGGATGCGCTTGCCATTTTACAGGACCTCGGAGCGGACATCGGGCTCAGCGATGAGGACGAAATTCTGCACCCCGACCAGGCTTTTATCCTGTCGGCCCGGCTCGATGCCAACAATATCATTCAGTCGAATATCCTATTGGCCGAAAATATATACGTTTATCGGGACAAAATTCGGATCGCGGTGGTCGAAGGACAGGGTCATTCGCTTGGGGCGATCTCGCTACCGCGCGGGAAACAGAAGTACGATGAATTCTTCGGCGATACCGAAGTCATCTACGACCAGATCAATGTATCGATCCCGGTCATTTCCGACGCGGGGGCCAGTGACAAATTTGCTTTGTCTTATACCTACCAGGGCTGTGTCGAAGACCGCATTTGTTATCCGCCGATAACCAAGTACCTGGCGGTGGATGCCAGTCAAGGATTGCTCGAAGTACGACATGAAATGGCTGCAGGCAGCTCCACCAGCGAGCAGCCGCAGAGCGGCGACAATCAGCCGGCGCCGATATCGGAACAGGATCAGTTCGCGCAGCTGTTAAGTAGCGGCAGCTTGTTGTTGATCATCAGCCTTTTTTTCCTGGCCGGCATCGGCCTTACCTTTACCCCTTGCGTGTTTCCGATGATTCCAATTTTATCCAGCATCATCGCCGGCCAGGGATCATCGATAACCACGGGTAAGGCCTTTTTCCTGTCGCTGGTTTACGTGTTGTCGATGGCTGTAACCTACGCCGCTGCGGGCGCGATCGTCGGTTATTATGGTGCCGAGTTCAACATACAAATCTGGTTCCAGGATCCGATAATCTTGAGCCTTTTCGCGGCGATTTTCGTCCTACTTGCGCTGTCGATGTTCGGCTTTTACGAACTGCAAATGCCGAATGCAATCCAGTCACGCCTGACCGCGATCAGCAACAGCCAACAGGGCGGCACCTTGATCGGCGTGGGCCTGATGGGATTTTTCTCAGCGATAATCGTGGGCCCCTGCATTACCGCACCTCTGGTCGGTGCCCTCATTTTCATTTCTCAAACCCAGGACTGGCAGCTCGGCGGGCTTGCGTTATTTGCACTCGGACTCGGTATGGGTGTGCCGCTGCTCGTAGTCGGTACCTCGGCGGGCAAATTGATGCCTCGCGCCGGTGGCTGGATGGACACGGTCAAAGCGGTATTTGGGGTCGTCCTGCTAGGTGTCGCTATCTGGTTGCTCGAACGAATTCTGCCGGTGGGCATGACCATGCTATTGATCGCGGCGTTGTTAATCGCTTCTGCGATTTACATGGGGGCGCTGGATTCGCTCGGCGAAGCCGCATCCGGCTGGCAACGCTTTTCCAAATCGCTGGGATTACTGGTGCTGATCTATGGGATTGCTTATCTGATTGGCGCCGCTGCCGGTAACAACGACTTGATACAGCCGCTGCGCGGCATCGTCGCCTCGACTGGCGGCAGTGGCGCAAATGCCTCGGAGCATGTCGTTTTTCGCCAGATCAAGGGTAAGCAAGGCTTACAGGTTGCGTTGCAAAATGCGGCCCAACTCAAGCGCGGCACCGTGCTCGATTTTTATGCCGACTGGTGTATTTCGTGCAAGGAAATGGAAAAGTACACCTTTTCCGATCCCGAGGTTCGCCAGGCACTCGAATCGCTGTCGCTAGTGCAGGCGGATGTCACCGCCAACGACAGGATCGATGTCGAACTAATGTCTTCGTTGGGTATTTATGGCCCACCCGCAATCCTGTTTTACGATGCCAACGGCGAGGAAATCAAGGGTCGAAGAATAGTCGGGTTCATGTCGGCCCAGAAATTCAGCGCCCACATTAAAAATACCTATAGTCAGCAATACGTTCGATTGAATGAATACTAG
- the groL gene encoding chaperonin GroEL (60 kDa chaperone family; promotes refolding of misfolded polypeptides especially under stressful conditions; forms two stacked rings of heptamers to form a barrel-shaped 14mer; ends can be capped by GroES; misfolded proteins enter the barrel where they are refolded when GroES binds) produces MSAKDVKFGDDARTRMVHGVNVLANAVKVTLGPKGRNVVLDKSFGAPTVTKDGVSVAKEIELEDKFENMGAQMVKEVASHTSDVAGDGTTTATVLAQAIVREGMKAVAAGMNPMDLKRGIDKAVEGAVEHLQSISTPCADTKAIAQVGTISANSDNSVGDIIAEAMEKVGKEGVITVEEGSSLANELDVVEGMQFDRGYLSPYFVNEQSTMSAELEEPAILLFDKKISNIRELLPILESVAKASKSLLIIAEDIEGEALATLVVNTMRGIVKVCAVKAPGFGDRRKAMLQDIAVLTGGQVISEEVGLSLEKATLEDLGSAKKVSISKENTTIVDGAGSAEDIQGRITQIKSQIAESTSDYDTEKMQERLAKLAGGVAVIKVGAATEIEMKEKKARVEDALHSTRAAVEEGVVPGGGVALIRARAAITNLKGDNHDQTIGVDIARRALEEPIRQIVTNAGDEASVVTNNVEEGEGNYGYNAATGEYGDMIELGILDPTKVARFALQNAASVAGLLITTEAMIAEAPKESPAMPDMSGMGGGMGGMGGMM; encoded by the coding sequence ATGAGTGCAAAAGACGTAAAATTTGGTGATGATGCGCGTACGCGTATGGTCCACGGCGTTAACGTTCTGGCGAACGCCGTAAAGGTAACCCTGGGTCCGAAGGGCCGTAACGTGGTGCTCGACAAGAGCTTTGGTGCGCCAACCGTGACCAAGGACGGTGTGTCCGTGGCCAAGGAAATCGAACTCGAAGACAAGTTTGAGAATATGGGTGCCCAGATGGTAAAGGAAGTGGCTTCACATACTTCTGATGTTGCTGGAGACGGTACCACCACGGCGACTGTGCTCGCCCAGGCGATTGTTCGCGAAGGCATGAAGGCGGTTGCTGCCGGCATGAATCCAATGGATCTGAAACGTGGAATCGACAAGGCGGTTGAAGGTGCAGTGGAACACCTGCAGTCCATTTCGACTCCCTGTGCCGATACCAAGGCGATTGCCCAGGTCGGCACTATTTCCGCAAACTCGGATAACAGTGTCGGCGATATCATCGCGGAAGCGATGGAAAAGGTTGGCAAGGAAGGCGTTATTACCGTCGAGGAAGGCTCATCTTTGGCTAACGAACTCGATGTTGTCGAAGGTATGCAGTTTGACCGCGGTTACCTGTCTCCTTACTTTGTCAACGAGCAGTCAACCATGTCGGCCGAGCTCGAAGAGCCGGCGATTCTGCTGTTCGACAAGAAGATTTCCAACATCCGTGAGCTGTTGCCGATTCTCGAATCGGTTGCCAAGGCCAGCAAGTCATTGCTGATTATTGCCGAAGACATCGAAGGCGAAGCGCTGGCGACCCTCGTGGTCAATACCATGCGCGGTATCGTCAAGGTTTGTGCGGTTAAGGCTCCTGGTTTCGGCGATCGTCGCAAGGCCATGTTGCAGGACATCGCGGTCCTGACCGGCGGCCAGGTGATTTCGGAAGAAGTCGGGCTGAGCCTCGAGAAGGCGACTCTGGAAGATCTCGGTTCGGCCAAGAAGGTATCCATTAGCAAGGAAAATACCACGATTGTTGATGGTGCCGGTTCAGCCGAAGATATTCAGGGCCGTATTACCCAGATCAAGTCTCAGATCGCCGAATCTACTTCGGATTACGATACCGAGAAAATGCAGGAACGTCTTGCCAAGCTGGCCGGCGGTGTTGCCGTGATCAAGGTCGGTGCCGCGACGGAAATCGAGATGAAGGAAAAGAAAGCTCGCGTTGAAGACGCGCTGCACTCTACCCGCGCCGCGGTTGAAGAAGGCGTGGTACCCGGCGGTGGCGTTGCGTTGATTCGTGCGCGTGCCGCGATTACGAATCTCAAGGGCGATAACCACGATCAGACAATCGGCGTCGATATTGCTCGCCGGGCCCTGGAAGAACCGATCCGCCAGATTGTTACCAATGCCGGTGACGAGGCTTCCGTGGTTACTAATAATGTCGAGGAAGGCGAAGGTAACTATGGTTACAACGCGGCGACCGGTGAATATGGTGACATGATCGAATTAGGTATCCTCGATCCAACCAAGGTTGCACGTTTTGCGCTGCAGAATGCGGCTTCGGTTGCCGGATTGCTGATCACGACTGAAGCGATGATTGCCGAAGCACCGAAGGAATCACCTGCGATGCCTGATATGAGCGGCATGGGCGGCGGCATGGGCGGCATGGGCGGCATGATGTAG
- a CDS encoding AAA family ATPase gives MATRKPVSLKYANLYQACDLRQFDFKTTADLELLDQPLGQDRALEAIEFGVDIDQQGFNLFVLGNTGLGKHELVQQILSRQAQDLEARNDWCYVNNFENPQRPRLLKLPAGMGQQLRADMETLVEDLLTLLPSSFQSEEYQSRRQEIEQELQDQQEQVFHELDKEAEEKGIIIMRTPGGYTMGPMVDGHLLDQQGYAKLPDDEKQRIEKVITDLQAKLQAILQQMPLVQREHLQRIKALNQEITEHTVEQLIAWMENSYRDHPDVMQYLQAVKENAIKGVNAFLPSEQTQGTDNIASRVAEFHAFSINVILDNTDTRGAPIMFEDNPTYQNLIGRVEYVSQMGTLLTNFTLIKPGALHRANGGYLILDAFNLLRHGFAWEGLKGALKSGEIKIQSLEQMLSLVNTVSLEPESMPLDVKVILVGEPWLYYLLRSHDHEFEQLFKVSADFAQTTKRDTESMLGYARMIAAVQQKSEVRPLNKAGVGRIIEEASRNVGDTEKLSLHMDDMRDLVNEANYWAGKANRKIIGLADVEQAIEKQTRRQDRYRELLQEQVLRGIKLIDTEGSRVAQVNALSLLQVGGYRFGQASRITATARLGRSGVVDIEREAKLGGEIHSKGVMILSSYLAHRYAANQPLPLAASLAFEQSYGMVDGDSASAAELCALLSALGEIPLKQSLAVTGSINQLGEIQAIGGVNEKIEGFFEICTARELNKEQGVIIPAANQAHLMLHKDVREAVKKGAFNIYVAEQVEDVMRLLTGLEPGKADASGNYPQKSFNYRVQQRIKQLQSIQKQFAQRNGNGNSPAKSDKK, from the coding sequence ATGGCAACCAGGAAACCCGTTTCACTGAAGTACGCAAACCTTTACCAGGCCTGCGACCTGCGGCAGTTTGATTTTAAAACGACAGCGGATCTTGAGCTGCTGGATCAACCGCTGGGACAGGACCGGGCGCTGGAAGCAATCGAATTCGGCGTCGATATCGATCAGCAGGGTTTCAACCTGTTTGTACTGGGAAATACCGGGCTCGGCAAACACGAGCTCGTGCAGCAGATACTGTCGCGCCAGGCGCAGGACCTGGAGGCTCGTAACGACTGGTGCTACGTGAACAACTTTGAAAATCCGCAGCGACCGCGATTGTTAAAGCTTCCGGCCGGCATGGGTCAGCAACTGCGCGCCGACATGGAGACGCTGGTTGAGGACCTGCTAACCCTGTTGCCGTCCTCTTTTCAGAGCGAGGAATATCAATCGCGGCGACAGGAAATCGAGCAGGAACTGCAGGACCAGCAGGAGCAGGTTTTCCACGAACTCGACAAGGAAGCCGAGGAGAAAGGCATCATCATCATGCGCACGCCGGGTGGTTACACGATGGGACCGATGGTCGATGGTCACCTGCTTGATCAACAAGGATACGCGAAACTCCCCGATGACGAAAAACAGCGCATCGAGAAGGTGATTACCGATTTGCAGGCCAAGTTGCAGGCTATTTTGCAGCAGATGCCGCTGGTGCAGCGCGAGCACCTGCAGCGGATCAAGGCTTTGAACCAGGAAATTACCGAACATACGGTAGAGCAATTAATTGCCTGGATGGAAAACAGCTATCGCGATCATCCCGATGTCATGCAATATCTGCAAGCGGTAAAAGAGAATGCGATCAAGGGCGTAAACGCGTTTTTACCTTCGGAGCAGACCCAGGGAACCGATAATATTGCCAGCCGCGTGGCCGAGTTTCATGCTTTCAGCATCAACGTTATTCTCGACAATACCGATACCCGGGGTGCGCCGATCATGTTTGAAGACAATCCCACCTACCAGAACCTTATCGGCCGCGTCGAGTATGTTTCCCAGATGGGAACTCTGCTCACAAACTTCACCTTGATCAAGCCCGGGGCCCTGCATCGCGCCAACGGCGGTTACCTGATTCTGGATGCTTTTAATCTGTTAAGGCATGGCTTTGCGTGGGAGGGTCTCAAGGGGGCTCTCAAGTCCGGGGAAATCAAGATTCAATCGCTGGAACAGATGCTGAGCCTGGTTAACACGGTTTCACTCGAACCGGAGTCGATGCCACTCGACGTCAAGGTAATCCTGGTAGGTGAGCCCTGGCTTTATTACCTGCTGAGGTCCCATGATCACGAGTTTGAACAGTTGTTCAAGGTATCGGCAGATTTTGCACAAACCACGAAGCGTGACACTGAGAGCATGCTTGGTTATGCACGCATGATCGCGGCAGTGCAACAGAAAAGCGAGGTCCGGCCTTTGAACAAGGCAGGCGTTGGCCGAATTATCGAAGAGGCGTCACGCAACGTGGGCGATACCGAAAAGCTGTCTTTGCATATGGACGATATGCGCGATTTGGTGAACGAAGCCAATTACTGGGCAGGCAAGGCAAACCGGAAAATCATAGGCCTGGCTGATGTCGAGCAGGCAATCGAAAAGCAGACCCGTCGCCAGGACCGATACCGCGAACTGTTGCAGGAGCAGGTACTGCGTGGCATAAAGCTCATCGATACCGAGGGCAGCAGGGTTGCCCAGGTGAACGCGCTTTCGTTACTGCAGGTTGGTGGCTATCGTTTTGGACAGGCCTCCCGCATCACCGCGACCGCGAGGCTCGGCCGCAGCGGTGTTGTTGATATCGAACGCGAGGCCAAGCTGGGTGGTGAAATACACTCCAAGGGGGTTATGATCCTGTCGTCCTACCTGGCCCATCGCTATGCCGCGAACCAGCCTTTACCGCTGGCCGCAAGCCTGGCTTTCGAACAATCATACGGTATGGTCGACGGCGATAGTGCTTCGGCGGCAGAATTGTGCGCGCTGTTGTCGGCACTGGGTGAAATACCGCTCAAACAATCGCTGGCCGTTACCGGTTCGATCAATCAACTGGGCGAAATCCAGGCGATCGGGGGTGTCAACGAAAAAATCGAGGGTTTTTTCGAGATCTGTACAGCGCGCGAATTGAACAAGGAACAGGGGGTTATTATCCCTGCTGCCAACCAGGCACACCTGATGCTGCACAAGGATGTTCGTGAAGCGGTCAAAAAAGGAGCGTTCAATATTTACGTTGCCGAGCAGGTAGAAGACGTAATGCGGCTGCTTACTGGCCTGGAACCGGGCAAGGCTGACGCCAGCGGTAACTATCCGCAAAAGAGTTTCAATTACAGGGTGCAACAGCGCATCAAGCAGCTGCAATCCATACAAAAACAGTTCGCTCAACGAAATGGTAACGGAAATTCTCCCGCGAAATCGGATAAGAAGTGA